CGGAGTTCTACCACGCCTTCCCGGAGACCGCGAAGATCATCCTGGACTCGGGCATCTCCACCGGCTGTGTCGCGGCCGTCCTGCTCAACGTGGTCTTCAACCACCTGGGCGGGGGCCGGGACGACGACCAGGTCACCGCGCCGATGGAGCCGGGTGAGGAGATCTCCGGCAGCGCCACGGCGAAGGCGGCGCACGTCCACTGAACCCGCTCGTAGCCCCACCGACCGCCCCGGTCCCCGCGCACGCCGCGGGGCCCGGGGCCGTCGTGCTGATCAACCCCAACACCTCCGCGGAGACGACCGCGATGATGACCGCCATCGCCCGGCGGACCCTGGGGGCGCCGGGGGCGGGCCCGCGGGCGTCGGGCGCCCCGGCGGGTGCCCTCTCCGTCCGCGGCGTGACCGTGACCCGGGGCCCGCGCATCCTCACCGACCCCGCCGCCCTGCGCGCCGCGGCCCCCGAGGTCCTCGCCGCCGGTCTCCGCGCCGCGGCCGCGGACGACTGCGCGGCGCTCCTCGTCGGCGCCTTCGGCGACCCCGGCCTGGAGGAGCTGCGCGCGGCGACCGGCCTTCCCGTGGCGGGCCTCGGCGAGGCGGCCCTCCTGGAGGCCGCCGCCGACGGCACCCCCTTCGGCATCGCGACCACCACGCCCCTCCTCGCCGACGCCATCGCCGCGCGGGTGGCGGCCCTCGGCCTCG
Above is a genomic segment from Streptomyces sp. NBC_00094 containing:
- a CDS encoding aspartate/glutamate racemase family protein, giving the protein MLINPNTSAETTAMMTAIARRTLGAPGAGPRASGAPAGALSVRGVTVTRGPRILTDPAALRAAAPEVLAAGLRAAAADDCAALLVGAFGDPGLEELRAATGLPVAGLGEAALLEAAADGTPFGIATTTPLLADAIAARVAALGLGDRYTGIRLTTGTPERLSADPALLLDRLERAVRACVERDGARAVVIGGGPLGEAAEELHARCAVRVVAPIPAACRAIRHHLSR